GATCAGTGCGTGGCGCCACGGGGTAAACTCGACGAGCAACACGCGCACTTCCGTGTTGCCATACGATTCAGCGTGACTGACGCCAGCCGGTTCAAGCGTCATGGTGCCGGCTGCGCACTGATGGTCCGTCCGATGCATCCGCTTCAGGTATCCGCCAGTCAGCACCACGGCGAGTCCGGCCAGTTCATGCGAGTGCCACGCCGAACGGCCGTTCGCCGGGTACCGCGCCTCGGCGATCGCAAGACCGCCCACTTCCCGCGAACGCACCCGCGCGCCCGCGGTCGGCCGCAGTTGTCCCTGCAATGCGTCATTTGTCCAAATCCCATCGTTCTGGTGCACGACTCCCTCCCTGCTGCGCCCTACGTTTGCCCATGAGATGCTCCGGAGCACCGGAAGCGTTGCACTATCCCTGAACCGAGGGTGAACACCATGAAAAGTCACGCCGTGGGGCAATCCCTTCTCATCGCCTTTGCGGCGTGCACCCTCTGCACCGCCTCCCGCGCAGGCGCACAGGTGCCGGCGAAGTCCACTCTGCCGGGTGACGCAGCGCTCACGCGGCGCGTCGATTCGATCTTCGCACCGTACGACGCAGCCGGATCACCCGGTTGTGCCGTGGCGGTGATCAGCGCCGGACGCATTCGCTATGAACGAGGCTTCGGACTCGCCGACGTCGCGAGTGGCGCGCGAATCACTCCGGCATCGGTCTTCGGCCTGGCGTCGCTGACCAAACAATTCACGGCCTTCAGCATTCTGCTGCTGGCCCAGGATCATCGCCTGTCCCTCGACGATGACGTACGAAAATGGATCCCGGAACTACCAGACTATGGCGTGCCGATGGGTCAGATCACCATCCGGCGGGTGTTGTATCACATCAGCGGCATCCCGAACTACCTGGCGATGCTCAATACCGGCTGGGCGATCACGGATCCGCTCACACAGCACGACGTGCTGGAGTTTCTCAAGGACAAGCCGCTCGATTTCGCTTCGGGATCCCGCTACAGCTACAGTAATTCCGGCTACGTGCTCCTCGAAATGATCGTGAAACGCGCCTCGGGCAAGTCACTGCGCGAGTTCGCCCAGGCACGGATCTTTGGTCCGCTGAAGATGACGTCCACCACCTACCGCGATGATCACTCCCGTCCCATCCCTGGGCTCGCGAACGCATACATCAGCAAAAGCACCACGGTTCCTGGTGATCAGCGCCTGGTCGAGAACGGTCCCGAGTGGCAGCTGGCAAACTCCAGGACCGATGTAGTCGGCGACGCCGGCCTCTACTCGACGGTCGAGGACCTCGCCCGCTGGGACGCCAATTTCTACAGCGGTGCCGTCGGCGGACTGGCGCTCGTTCGCATGATGCAGCGGGGAGGTGTGCTCACCTCCGGCGATACCGTCGCATACGGGGCAGGGTTGATGCTCGGTGCGTTCCGCGGCCTCCGCACCATCGGCCACATCGGCGGGTGGAGCGGATATCAGACCTGGCTCGTTCGCTATCCCGACCAGAAGTTCACGCTGGCGATTCTCTGCAATCGGCGCGGCTTCACCCCCGACCGCGATCCGAGCCACGCGATTGCCACGATCTACCTTGGCAAACAAATGGTGGTGCCGGAGGTCGCGCTGGTGGTAACCGAGGCGTTCGACCATGGCGGTGCAGATTCCGCGGTGCGCGCCTATCATGCATTGCGGGCTCGGTATCCGGCGATTGCCTTTGAGGAAGACCAGCTCAATGCGCTGGGATATCAGTTGATGGCGACGGGCAGGATCGAGGCGGCGATCGTGGCATTCCGTCTCAACGTCGAGGCGTATCCCCGGAGCGCAAATACCTGGGACAGTCTCGCCGAGGCGTACATGAACCACGGCGACAAGGCGCTCGCGATCGAGAATTATGAACGGTCGCTGGCACTCAATCCGGAGAATGCCAATGCGGTCAAGATGCTGTCGAAACTCCGCGGGCCGTAACTGATGACCGGCATTCGGCTCTCCGTCGCGGGTCACCAGTTTTCCGCACGCCTGGAGGAGGCAACGGCGCCGGCAACGTGCGCTGCCTTCCGCACACTCCTGCCGCTGCGGGGAAAGCTCCTGCAGGCGCGGTGGAGCGGCCAGGCGCTCTGGCTACCGCTCAACGGATTGCAACTCCCGGCGGGACCTGAAAACGTCAAGCACCGCCCGGAACCTGGCGAGATCCTCTTCTATCCCGGTGGAGAGAGCGACCCCGAGATTCTGATCCCCTACGGGGTGACGGCCTTTGCGGCGCGATGCGGACCGCTCTCGGGAAACCACTTTCTCACGCTGGAGCTCGACGCGGCAACGCTGCTGGAGTTTGGTCGCCGGGTGTGGTTCGACGGAGCAGTCGAGGCCGTGTTCGAACAGGTCACTTCAGGGACCTCGTGACGAAGGCCGACCTCGAGGTCCTCACTTTCAAGACCGCTGCCGAATGGAGAAAGTGGCTCCTGAAGCATCACACCACCTCTCCCGGCGTCTGGCTACAGATCTCCAAGAAATCCTCTACCGAGCCGTCCGTCACCTACACCGACGCCCTCGACGAAGCATTGTGTTTTGGCTGGATCGACGGACAGAAGAAATCCCATGACGCCACGTCGTTCCTCCAGAAATTCACCCCTCGTCGCCCACGCAGCATCTGGTCGAAGCGCAACCGCGACCACGTCGCTCGGCTCATCAAGGAAAAACGCATGACGAAGGCGGGATTGAATGAAGTCGCAGCTGCCAGGAACGACGGTCGCTGGGAAAGCGCCTACGATTCGCCGAGTACCATGAAAGTCCCTGACGACTTCATCCACGCGCTACAGAAAAACAGGAAGGCCTACGACTTCTTCC
The genomic region above belongs to Gemmatimonadales bacterium and contains:
- a CDS encoding YdeI/OmpD-associated family protein yields the protein MTKADLEVLTFKTAAEWRKWLLKHHTTSPGVWLQISKKSSTEPSVTYTDALDEALCFGWIDGQKKSHDATSFLQKFTPRRPRSIWSKRNRDHVARLIKEKRMTKAGLNEVAAARNDGRWESAYDSPSTMKVPDDFIHALQKNRKAYDFFLTLNKANIYAIAWRLQTAKKPATRERRMQVLLDMMRAGKKLH
- a CDS encoding DUF3830 family protein produces the protein MTGIRLSVAGHQFSARLEEATAPATCAAFRTLLPLRGKLLQARWSGQALWLPLNGLQLPAGPENVKHRPEPGEILFYPGGESDPEILIPYGVTAFAARCGPLSGNHFLTLELDAATLLEFGRRVWFDGAVEAVFEQVTSGTS
- a CDS encoding serine hydrolase, whose amino-acid sequence is MKSHAVGQSLLIAFAACTLCTASRAGAQVPAKSTLPGDAALTRRVDSIFAPYDAAGSPGCAVAVISAGRIRYERGFGLADVASGARITPASVFGLASLTKQFTAFSILLLAQDHRLSLDDDVRKWIPELPDYGVPMGQITIRRVLYHISGIPNYLAMLNTGWAITDPLTQHDVLEFLKDKPLDFASGSRYSYSNSGYVLLEMIVKRASGKSLREFAQARIFGPLKMTSTTYRDDHSRPIPGLANAYISKSTTVPGDQRLVENGPEWQLANSRTDVVGDAGLYSTVEDLARWDANFYSGAVGGLALVRMMQRGGVLTSGDTVAYGAGLMLGAFRGLRTIGHIGGWSGYQTWLVRYPDQKFTLAILCNRRGFTPDRDPSHAIATIYLGKQMVVPEVALVVTEAFDHGGADSAVRAYHALRARYPAIAFEEDQLNALGYQLMATGRIEAAIVAFRLNVEAYPRSANTWDSLAEAYMNHGDKALAIENYERSLALNPENANAVKMLSKLRGP